From Oncorhynchus kisutch isolate 150728-3 unplaced genomic scaffold, Okis_V2 scaffold2043, whole genome shotgun sequence:
GATAGCGTCCGTAGAACTCAATGTATTTCGGTACACCCAACATGGCTGCCACATACGTGCTAAGAAAATCATCGTCGTTCAGTTGCAACTAGTTATGCCTGATTATACTGTAAAGAGGGGAGTCATTCTTGGACCTGCTGTAAACAAGTCTAGGTTAGAGTTTTTATTCAATGGCATCTTCCATTAATTCTCTGGAAGCGATTCAGAAAAAAATAGATGCTGTTAaactcttcctctctgtttcacTGAGCATCGCCAATGCCCACACTGTGGATTTCTACACTTGCGATGTATGGGACCAGTTCATGGCTGTGCCACCCGTGGAGGTCTTAACAGAGATCACTTTGAATGGTGACCACAAGAGGGCGCCCGAACACTACTTAAATCATTGCAGTGGTACCAGTAAGTGTTATTTTGTCGATGATTCATTGACAAATATGAAATGTTTCAGATGTAATTGTTATTACACGGTTGTAATATTTATCAAAGtcaaaatgttgaataaaataaaCAAAGGACAACTTatgtttcttttcttttttactcTCGAAAAGCCAAGAAGATCACCTTTGGTTTCTGTGATGATAGTAAGCGCCTGGTGGATGTGGCTGAGCTCTTGGAGGCTGCCTATGCCCACTCCCTGCCTGGCCTCGGGGTCTGTGTGGGCCGCACAGAGCTACTGCAATCCCTCAGACACACTGACAATGCTCAACCCCTGGAGGAAGGTACAAAAGAATGGACACTATCCTAACCTATCCTAAGAATAACTAAAGGGGAAATGGTTTTTTTTTTAGTCTAAGGCCTTGGTTCTGTCATTGTAACACACTGTCATTAGTGTCACTGatatagaaatataattataGTAATTCTATGGTTTGGTCACAGGTCAATCAATAGCAATGCACAGATAGTGTACAGTTCTGCCATCCATGCAAGGATTCACTGACATTGCACATGTGTGTCCATTGACAGTTCCAGCTGCTGTGGTGGAGAGTGATGAGTTTATGAACTCCAAGAAGTCCCACGAGGTGCAGGCCATGTCAGAGGTGGTGGCCAGTCTAGCCCAGCGCTGCCGGGTCAAACAGGTGAAAGACACAACCGGGTCTCATTTTAGCAGGcacaaaacagaagaaaacacTCAAACAGACTGAGGTACCTTCTGATATTATCAAATAAGAAACTCAGTTTTCTTTTTAAAACGTTAATGTTTTGCTACCGTGTGCCCTGGCCCAGACCACAACAGTGTTCTTCAATTCTGCTCCAGGTGTATGCAGGCTTTTGTTGCGGCCTTACACACCCGACTCAACttatcaagggcttgatgattaacTGATTAATTAAACAGTGGTGGGCTAGAACGAAAGCCTGTACACCCTATGAGTAGTGCACCCAAGACCAATCTTGAACAACATCGACTGGACTACATTATCTTCTGACCCATCACAATAAATCTTTGTCTCCCAGGTGATTGATGTGGGCTCGGGGAAAGGTTACCTGTGCTCCTTCCTGTCGCTGCAGTACGGCCTCCAGGTGTACGGCATCGACTCGTCCAGCGTCAACACGCACGGCGCccaggagaggaacaggaagcTCAAGAAGTACTCCCGGGCCTACCAGAGGCACAGCAAAGCCAATAGGACTCCGACAGTGATGCCCCCCTCAGGCCAGGAGGACTTGGAGGATATTGCAcccggtgagagagagggaggggatatgGTTAAGACGAGTGGGGAtgcagagaaggaggaggggaaggggaggagagatggggaggcacAGACCAACACAACAGGGTTAACAGATCGGAATGAGGAAGATGCAATGACATCACTTACCTCCGCCATTTTGTTAGAGGACAATTCCCTTCCAGAGTTGGACCAAAGTGACCCAGCCTCAGCTCCAGAGGATCCTTTTCTCAGTGCCCTGTGTGTGGGCATGGTGGAGCCCACCTCCCCCCGGGTTCCCCCCAGTGAGTTGAGcctggaagagagggagaggaggaagagggagaacctggagaggAAGGCCAGGAGCTGGGTTAACAGTGGTGGCATGGGCAGCGGCATGCTGTACTCACCTCTGACCTCCTACGTTACCGCGGAGACGGAGCTCAAGGAAATTATTGGGGAGTTAGAGGTAGGTAACACTCACTGTCGACCAATAAGACAACGACAACGGCAAAACCATGCTCTTTTGAATGCAAATGTCACCAACTGCGGTTGTATGGCAATTCATTCATTTAGATAGCTTAAGTCTCTAAGATTCATATTCACACCATAGTACAAACACATTCAAGTAGACATTTTCTTTCAAATGTGTGCTTGTGTCAATGTGCCTATAATATAATTGTATGATTACTCATGCCAGCTCTGCATCACATTGCTAATGTAGGCCTGTTTCAGTGCTGAGGCCGCTCTCTCCCTGTTTTCCAAACCCAGGATGCGGTCATGGTTGGTCTGCACACGTGTGGAGACCTGGCGCCCAGCACCCTGCGCATGTTTGTGGCCAAACGGGAGCTCCTCTCCGTCTGCAGCGTTGGCTGCTGCTACCACCTTCTGTCTGAGGAGTTTGATCCCACCAGACAAGGTAATTACATGGCCAGGGGGATAGTAAAGGTTGGCAtacagtgagtgtgagtgagagtgtgtgtgtgagagtgagagagtgtgtgtgagtgtgtgtgagtgtgtgtgagagagtgtgtaagagtgtgtgtgtgtgtgtgagagagtgtgtgtgagagtgtgtgagagagagtgtgagagtgtgtgtgagagtgtgtgagagagtgtgagagagtgtgtgagagagtgtgtgtgagtgagagtgtgtgagagagtgtgtgggagagtgtgtgagtgtgtgtgagagagtgtgtgtgagagagtgtgtgtgagtgtgtgtgagagtgtgtgagagagtgtgagagtatgtgtgagagagtgtgtgagagagtgtgtgtgtgagagagtgtgtgtgtgagagtgagagagtgtgtgtgagtgtgtgtgagagtgtgtgagagagagtgtgagagtgtgtgtgagagtgtgtgtgagtgtgtgtgagagtgtgtgtgagagagtgtgtgtgtgtgtgagagagtgtgtgagagagtgtgagagagtgtgtgagtgtgtgtgagagagtgtgtgtgagtgagagtgtgtgagagagtgtgtggtagagtgtgtgagtgtgtgtgtgagagtgtgagagtgtgtgtgagagagtgtgtgagagtgtgtgtgagagagtgtgtgtgagtgtgtgagagagtgtgtgtgagtgagagtgtgtgagagagtgtgtgggagagtgtgtgagtgtgtgtgagagagtgtgagagagtatgtgagagagtgtgtgtgtgagtgtgtgtgagagagtgtgagagtgtgtgtgagagtgtgtgagtgtgtttagaAGAATAGGTTATTATTAATATGTTTTACTTATTCTTTGGTCAGTGTATGTTTTCCACCACTCAACCCTTATTGTGGGTCGCAACTCAAATGACACCTCAattggtgggagagagagtgtgtgagagagagtgtgatccaatgttgacctaaatgactaatgatgataaatacaatccacctgtgtgtaatcaagtctccgtataaatgcacctgcactgtgagagagtgtgagagtgtgtgagagagtgtgagagtgtgtgagagagtgtgtgagagtgtgagagtgtgtgtgagagtgtgtgtgagtgtgtgtgagagtgtgtgtgagagagtgtgtgtgtgtgtgagtgtgtgtgagagagtgtgtgagagagtgtgtgtgtgtgagagagtgtgtgtgtgtgagtgtgtgtgagtgtgtgtgtgagtgtgtgtgagagtgtgtgagtgtgtgtgagagagtgtgtgagtgtgtgtgagagagtgagagtgtgtgagagagtgtgtgagagagtgtgtgggagagtgtgggagagtgtgtgagtgtgtgtgggagagtgtgtgagtgtgtgtgagagagtgtgtgtgtgagtgagtgtgtgtgagagagtgtgagagagtgtgtgtgagtgagtgtgtgtgagagagtgtgtgtgagagagtgtgtgtgagagagtgtgtgtgtgagagtgtgtgtgagagagtgtgtgtgagagagtgtgtgtgagagagtgtgtgtgagagagtgtgtgtgagagagtgtgtgtgagagagtgtgtgtgagagagtgtgtgtgtgagagtgtgtgtgagagtgtgtgagtgtgtttagaAGAATAGGTTATTATTAATATGTTTTACTTATTCTTTGGTCAGTGTATGTTTTCCACCACTCAACCCTTATTGTGGGTCGCAACTCAAATGACACCTCAATTGGTGGGTCATGAAGCAAAATAGTTTGGGAACCCTGGACTTCATGACTTGACTGAAACCCTTTTGCTCTTTGAGGAGCATAGATCATTCACAAAGTTCCTCCAGTGGGAATGGACTAGATACTGTAGGTTAGAATGACTGTGTCTCTCACCTATCAAGTCCGTTCAGATCAGTCAGAGGGACAGGGAAAGGAGGCAGGGACAGTGGACTTACCATCTAATTACCAACCTGGTGTACAGAGAGGCTTTTGTGTGTTCCCCAAGGGAAAGGCCTcgatttcattcattcattagctacacacagtatacatacatacatacatacatacatacatacatacatacatacatacatacatacatacatacatacatacatacatacatacatacatacatacatacatacatacatacatacatacatacatacatacgcacgcacgcatgcacacacacacacacgcacgcacgcacacagggagacacagtcACCAGCAAACAGACCCACCCTCCTCCGCCCCTTAGAGAACATATGGTTTCCATTGTGGAAATCTCAACCAGAGCCAAACTCTTACTTAGGACTACAGACTGCAACTGCCCCCTCTCCCCCACTAGGAGACCTGCAACCTGTCCACAGACATCCCCCAGTTTTTATGCTAATCATAATTCTGTCACCATGCAGTGTCTACTTTGTCACTCTCACCAGCCCAAGGGAAGCATCATTCTCTCACAAGCCAAATATGAAGTAGCATAAACACTGATGTGGGTTGATGAGTTGGGTACACAGCCAACTTGCGCTCTCTAGATTCGGTTAGCTAAGAAGAGACTGTTAGAATCATTGAATGGATTTATCGTCTCAGGATAACAGTTTAGAGGATTGCAAACGTGATATTTTTGACCCGCTAATGTTCAGGTGTTGAATTGGATATGATTTATCCAGCATGTATTCTGACTTCATACGAGAGCGCTGTGGTATTTATATTCCAATCACACTTAATCAATCCCGAAAAACTTCATTAAGTCATCATTCTAAATGTACAATACACTAAATAGGATCTACTCTACACAGAATATAAAGACCCATAGGGCTATATAGTATAGAAAACACTATCTACTCTACACAGAATATAAAGACCCATAGGGCTATATAGTATAGAAAACACTATCTACTCTACACAGAATATAAAGACCCATAGGGCTATATAGTATAGAAAACACTATCTACTCTACACAGAATATAAAGACCCATAGGGCTATATAGTATAGAAAACACTATCTACTCTACACAGAATATAAAGACCCATAGGGCTATATAGTATAGAAAACACTATCTACTCTACACAGAATATAAAGACCCATAGGGCTATATAGTATAGAAAACACTATCTACTCTATACAGAATATAAAGACCCATAGAAAAGTCCATAGTAGTGTCTATATCCTGTTCCCCTTGCTTTTTCCCCCTCCAATTTATAATACATTTGTTTCCCTGACATCAACAGTGAAATATTCTCTTTTATAAACTGGGTCGTTCAaacactgaatgctgattggctgaaagccgtggtatatcagaccatataccacgggtatgacaagacatttatttttactgctctaattacgttgttaACCAGTttttaatagcaataaggcacctcgggtgtTTGTGAtttatagccaatataccacggataATGGCTGTGTCCTAGCACTCCGCTTTGCGCCGTGcgtaagaacagtccttagccgtggtatattggccatataccacacccccccgggccttattgcttaagtctACATTCCTCTTTTAACCTAGAAGACTCCATATCATGTGGTTCTTTTCTCCCTGTCATAGCTAGATATACATTTAGCTTCAGACAGCTGTGATGGGTTAGAATGTTAGCTCCAGTTACTCCTGGGTGTGTCTGCTGATTCACTGCTCCCCCTTTATGAGGTATGAAACCTGgactcctctctgtgtgtgatgACAACCGCTGTGTGCTTTTAACAGTGATTCGGCACTGTGGCGTGGTGAGCTGCTTCCTATCACGCTGTCTCTCTTAACACTGCGACCCCTGACCTGTGACTCGCCACTCTGTTGGGCCCGCCAGTAATGACATCACAGCGTTTTGATTGAAAACACTTGAGTTGTGCCAGACGTCCTTGCATGCTTCTcgctccttcttcctctctctctcgcgctgtcCCGGCCTTGCAAAGAATTCTGGGATGCGGGCCAAACCCTGCAGTGTACTTCCTCACCCTAAAAGATGGGAACCCAAACCATTAAATGAGCTCAAGACTATAAAAGTGTGGAGATCCTTAGCTAAGTCGTATAGGAAACATCCATTCAATTGTGTCGTATGGAACGAGAGCCACTGGACTGCACCATTCGTCATAGTCATTCAGTCTGGTGGATTTAGCCGAGTGTGAGACCCATCATCTGATCTGAAGTCAGCTTCCCTTAACATAAACTGGCCTTGGACCAGTCCTTAAGGGCGTGAAGTAAGCGTGCCGCAGAGCCCTAGAGCCACTGTCTCCCTCTTCCTGACTGTTGGGAACTAACAGATGCCTCGTCGCACGCTACAATATTagaaacacgtgtgtgtgtgtgtgtgtgtgtgtgtgtgtgtgtgtgtgtgtgtgtgtgtgtgtgtgtgtgccagggaaGGGGGCGAGCAGTGCTTGGCACTCGAGATGTGGTCAGTTCAGTGTGGCTGAGTCAAGGCTAGCGTGCTAGCAAAATGTAAACACTCCACAACGTATACTGTAAGCTAGCCTTCAAactctgtctactgtctgctCCAATTGACTCTGACCAGGACTACCTCTGCTAATACCACTACCATGTGTTCAACAGGAGTGGAGTCAAAGAGCAATGTGGCTAAGGGGTTAGCGACACCCGCGCTCTCAGGTTTTTCGAGTTTGAAACTTCAAAGCTAGTTTGGGAAGGCTCTGAATAGCATTAATGTTTCacttcattctctctccctttggACTTTTGTTGGTGGCCTGTCAACTACCATAGTCACACTTTCCTATAGTGTTAAATACACGGGGCAGTTCTGACACAGCTggtgttaaagtgtgtgtgtttgtttgtttcagaGTGTCCAAGCAGCAGCGTGTGTGGTTTCCCCCTGAGTGGCTACCTGAGGGAGCAGTCCTGGTTCTGTGGCAGAAATGCCAGGATGTCGGCGTGTCTGGTGAGCCTGACTCACCTTAGGTGACAGATATTTAGCCAACTGtcatttcatatatatatatatatatatatatatatatatatcactgctcaaaaaaattaagggaacactaaaataacacatcctagatctgaattaatgaaatattcttattaaatacttttttctttacatagttgaatgtgctgacaacaaaaatcaAACAAAAATcttcaatggaaatcaaatttatcaacccatggaggtctggatttggagtcacactcaaaattaaagtggaaaaccacactacaggctgatccaactttgatgtaatgtccttaaaacaagtcaaaatgaggctcagtagtgtgtgtggcctccacgtgcctgtatgacctccctacaacgcctgggcatgctcctgatgaggtggcggatggtctcctgagggatctcctcccagacctggactaaagcatccgccaactcctggacagtctgtggtgcgagacatgatgtcccagatgtgctcaattgtattcaggtctggggaacgggcgggccaatccatagcatcaatgtcttcctcttgcaggaactgctgacacactccagccacattaggtctagcattgtcttgcattaggaggaacccagggccaaccgcaccagcatatggtctcacaaggggtctgaggatctcatctcggtacctaatggaagtcaggctacctctggcgagcacatggagggctgtgcggccccccaaagaaatgccaccccacaccatgactgacccaccgccaaaccggtcatgttggaggatgttgcaggcagcagaacgttctccacggtgtctccagactctgtcacgtctgtcacatgtgctcagtgtgaacctgctttcatctgtgaagagcacagggcgccagtggcgattttgccaatcttggtgttctctggcaaatgccaaacatcctgcacggtgttgggctgtaagcacaacccccacctgtggacgtctggccctcataccaccctcatggagtctgtttctgaccgtttgagcagacacatgcacatttgtggcctgctggaggtaattttgcagggctctggcagtgctcctccttgcgcaaaggcggaggtagtggtcctgctgctgggttgttgccctcctacggtctcctccacgtctcctgatgtactggcctgtctcctggtagcccctccatgctctggacactacgctgacagacacagcaaaccttcttgccacagctcgcattgatgtgccatcctggatgagctgcactacctgagccacttgtgtgggttgtagactccgtctcatgctaccactagagagaaagcaccgccagcattcaaaagtgaccaaaacatcagccaggaagcataggaactgagaagtggtctgtggtcaccacctgcagaaccactcctttattgggggtgtcttgctaattgcctataatttccacctgttgtctattccatttgcacaacagcatgtgaaatttattgtcacaaaatcagtgttgcttcctaaatggacagtttgatttcacagaagtgtgattgacttggagttacattgtgttgtttaagtgttccctttatttgtttgagcagtgtatatatatgaaATGaccactgaacagaaatataaaggcaacatgtaatgtgttggtcccatgtttcatgagctgaaatatctCAGATTTTTTACATacttttgtttacatccctgttagtgaccatttctcctttgccaagataatccatcaacctgacaggtgtggcatatcaagaagctgattaaacagcatgatcattacacaggtgcaccttgtgctgaggacaataaaaggcctctctaatatctgcagttttgtcacacaacacaatgccactgatGTTGAAGTTGAggtagcgtgcaattggcatgctgactgcaggaatgtccaccagagctgttgccagagaatttaatgttaatttctctaccataatccgcctccaacgtcgttctagagaatttgacagtacgtccaaccggcctcaacacTGCAGACCACGTTTATGGCGTTGCATATGCGAGCTAATGGGTTTgctaatgtcaacattgtgaacagagtgccccatggtggcagtggggttatggtatgggcaggcataagctatgggcaacaaacacaatttcattttatattaatggcaatttgaatacactGAGATatcatgatgagatcctgaggcccattggtataccattcatccgccaccatcacctcatgtttcagcatgctaatgcgtgtcgcaaggatctgtacacaattcctggaagctgaaaatttcCCAGttctggcctgcatactcaccagacatgtcacccattaagcatgtttgggatgctctggattgatgtgaacgacagcgtgttcctgttcccgccaatatccagcaacttcgcacatccattgaagaggagtgggacaacattccacaggccacaattaacagcctgttcaactctatgtgaaggagatgtgtcgcgctgtatgaggcaaatggtcacaccagatactgaccggTTTTCTAATCCACAGCCCTACTTTGTTTTGaaggtatctgtaaccaacagatacatatctgtattcccagtcatgtgaaatccatagatttgtgtgaaatccatagattagggcctaatgaatgtattcccagtcatgtgaaaccgGTTTTCTAATCCACAGCCCTACTTTGTTTTGaaggtatctgtaaccaacagatacatatctgtattcccagtcatgtgaaatccatagatttgtgtgaaatccatagattagggcctcattaatttatttcaatggaTTTCTttatatatgaactgtaactcagtaaaatcttagaaatttttgcattttatatttttgttcagtatatatttctGTCAGCAATGCATTCGCTTTAACGCACCATCTGTACACTAGACAGTATAGTTGAGGGCACTATAAGGTTAGGTTGTGCCACAGTATTGACGTTTTAGTGCCCACAACTGTTCAATGCTGTACAGTTGGTCCTCAGTCTGTTATTGTCTGTTATTGTCGTGAGACTTCTACCTTTTGAGTACCACATGTTGTAAGAGCAACGTAACGTTTTTAACTCTATTGTGACCCCTGGGAGAGTCCATTCATGGGGTCCTAAGAAATACTGAATAGTTAATAACATTTCACTTTATTTTCTCTTGTTCAGGCTTTGGAGAGAGTTGCCAAGGGCCAGGGGGTAAGTACTATATTCATGTATATCAATACGTTGGACACATTTGGCCAAACTACAGTTCAATGAGTTGTCTGTGTGAGAATGATATCATGCAATCACAGTTCAATGAGTTGTCTGTGTGAGAATGACATCATGCAATCACAGTTCAATGAGTTGTCTGTGTGAGAATGACATCATGCAATCACAGTTCAATGAGTTGTCTGTGTGAGAATGACATCATGCAATCACAGTTCAATGAGTTGTCTGTGTGAGAATGACATCATGCAATCACAGTTCAATGAGTTGTCTGTGTGAGAATGACATCATGCAATCACAGTTCAATGAGTTGTCTGTGTGAGAATGACATCATGCAATCACAGTTCAATGAGTTGTCTGTGTGAGAATGACATCATGCAATCACAGTTCAATGagtttttttggttgctacaaaTTTGTGCTCATCAAAGATAATCAAAGCTGATCAATTGAATGATTGCTTCCAGCAACTGGCCACGTGCGTTTCCCAGACGCGACAGATCCTGTTTTTATTTTCTGCGTTCCAGAGCAAGTGGATACGGATGCCTTAGAGCACACTGTTCCCATACTTCTCCAGGGTCTTTCACATACAATAAGGCCTGATTGAGACTTACAATACTATAGATATTTGAGCCGCCGACCTTAGGAtgcgtcccaagtggcaccctattccctatatagtgcactacttttgacaagggcccatagggctctggtcaaaagtagtgcactttatagggaataggctacCACTAGGGACGTTAGTGTACGGGGTCAAACCCGTTACACGATACCGCCCGGACCATTCATAAATAATTTTTCTGAATATTAATGTAATCACTAAGGGATGGGATTGTGTGCTTAAACGGCAGCTTGCTTCCAACAACCAGTCTGATTGCACTCAGATCATATGTTGAGTTTGGTATAAGCATTGGGCATTGTCATAAAAACGTttcctccaatgggttttaatACACACCCTAATCACTGGCAGAGAATGAATGAATATCTcaagaaaaaacatgttttttgtaaGCGAAGACAACATGGGCTCTTTGATTATTTTCTGTCTCCACAGATTCAGATGGAGTCACTCTTCTATAGGGCCGTCCTCCATGTGATTCTAAGGGATCACTACAGCTCCTTTAAAAGGTAGGTTTGGTCTCCCTGGTTAGGGGACATCCAAAGCAGTAGGCTATAC
This genomic window contains:
- the LOC109877680 gene encoding methyltransferase-like protein 25 isoform X2 — protein: MASSINSLEAIQKKIDAVKLFLSVSLSIANAHTVDFYTCDVWDQFMAVPPVEVLTEITLNGDHKRAPEHYLNHCSGTTKKITFGFCDDSKRLVDVAELLEAAYAHSLPGLGVCVGRTELLQSLRHTDNAQPLEEVPAAVVESDEFMNSKKSHEVQAMSEVVASLAQRCRVKQVIDVGSGKGYLCSFLSLQYGLQVYGIDSSSVNTHGAQERNRKLKKYSRAYQRHSKANRTPTVMPPSGQEDLEDIAPEDNSLPELDQSDPASAPEDPFLSALCVGMVEPTSPRVPPSELSLEERERRKRENLERKARSWVNSGGMGSGMLYSPLTSYVTAETELKEIIGELEDAVMVGLHTCGDLAPSTLRMFVAKRELLSVCSVGCCYHLLSEEFDPTRQECPSSSVCGFPLSGYLREQSWFCGRNARMSACLALERVAKGQGIQMESLFYRAVLHVILRDHYSSFKSEKRVGNVYSKATSFVDYVWRALRRLELDESKLSDSVIQGYHDTYRPRMVEMEAFNMLKVTLAPCIEGLILLDRLCYLKEQEDVAFSTLVQLFDPLLSPRCYGVVGVKAPGMELSE
- the LOC109877680 gene encoding methyltransferase-like protein 25 isoform X1, which gives rise to MASSINSLEAIQKKIDAVKLFLSVSLSIANAHTVDFYTCDVWDQFMAVPPVEVLTEITLNGDHKRAPEHYLNHCSGTTKKITFGFCDDSKRLVDVAELLEAAYAHSLPGLGVCVGRTELLQSLRHTDNAQPLEEVPAAVVESDEFMNSKKSHEVQAMSEVVASLAQRCRVKQVIDVGSGKGYLCSFLSLQYGLQVYGIDSSSVNTHGAQERNRKLKKYSRAYQRHSKANRTPTVMPPSGQEDLEDIAPGEREGGDMVKTSGDAEKEEGKGRRDGEAQTNTTGLTDRNEEDAMTSLTSAILLEDNSLPELDQSDPASAPEDPFLSALCVGMVEPTSPRVPPSELSLEERERRKRENLERKARSWVNSGGMGSGMLYSPLTSYVTAETELKEIIGELEDAVMVGLHTCGDLAPSTLRMFVAKRELLSVCSVGCCYHLLSEEFDPTRQECPSSSVCGFPLSGYLREQSWFCGRNARMSACLALERVAKGQGIQMESLFYRAVLHVILRDHYSSFKSEKRVGNVYSKATSFVDYVWRALRRLELDESKLSDSVIQGYHDTYRPRMVEMEAFNMLKVTLAPCIEGLILLDRLCYLKEQEDVAFSTLVQLFDPLLSPRCYGVVGVKAPGMELSE